From the genome of Solidesulfovibrio carbinolicus, one region includes:
- a CDS encoding ABC transporter substrate-binding protein, translating into MDRREAGLWKTMRSLGLAVAAAFWLTAALVPAALAQKAGPLTFGVLLPITGPLAEFGKTSKVALELAQADINAYLAASGQGGTATFLIENTGGSPEQALEKLKSLAGRGVRAVLGPYSDDEAEACLEFADKNNIVLISQGSSGPFLSKKGDNLFRLSPSDTYQAEAVTGLMRQEGVTAVVPLWRADRFGDDMVVHVKARFKQLGGAALPGSRYAADRKDFAPILDDLAKQLAQAQRTGASAKAAIYFAGGEELVPILKAAAKRPELVSVGWYGSSATAMLDAIAKDPESAAAAMKVRLASPRYGEGGANVYGLIERRIQEKTDTFPDAESVAAYDAAWAAFFTAQAVGGTSDFARFKQGLVQTCERMYGATGWLALNEHGDRREDWDFDFWVLRTENGKPFWEKAARYQFEPGTAKELFLSSGKK; encoded by the coding sequence ATGGACCGTCGTGAAGCGGGGTTGTGGAAGACGATGCGAAGCCTGGGACTGGCCGTCGCGGCGGCGTTTTGGCTGACGGCCGCCCTGGTTCCGGCGGCCCTGGCCCAGAAGGCCGGGCCGTTGACCTTTGGCGTGCTGCTGCCGATTACCGGCCCCCTGGCCGAATTCGGCAAGACGTCCAAGGTCGCCCTGGAGTTGGCCCAGGCCGACATCAACGCCTATCTGGCCGCTTCGGGCCAGGGCGGGACAGCGACGTTTCTGATCGAGAACACCGGCGGCAGCCCGGAGCAGGCGCTGGAAAAGCTCAAGTCCCTGGCCGGGCGCGGGGTGCGGGCGGTCCTTGGCCCCTATTCCGACGACGAGGCCGAGGCCTGCCTGGAATTCGCCGACAAAAACAACATCGTGCTCATAAGCCAGGGCAGCTCCGGCCCGTTTCTCTCCAAAAAAGGCGACAACCTGTTTCGCCTTTCGCCCTCGGACACCTATCAGGCCGAGGCGGTCACCGGGCTGATGCGCCAGGAAGGCGTGACGGCGGTGGTTCCCTTGTGGCGGGCCGACCGGTTTGGCGACGACATGGTGGTGCACGTCAAGGCGCGCTTCAAGCAGCTTGGCGGCGCGGCCCTGCCCGGATCGCGCTATGCGGCCGACCGCAAGGATTTCGCGCCCATCCTCGACGATCTGGCCAAGCAGCTGGCCCAGGCCCAGCGGACCGGCGCGTCGGCCAAGGCGGCCATCTATTTCGCCGGCGGCGAGGAGCTCGTGCCCATCCTCAAGGCGGCGGCCAAGCGGCCGGAGCTGGTCAGCGTGGGCTGGTACGGCTCCAGCGCCACGGCCATGCTCGACGCCATCGCCAAGGACCCGGAGAGCGCGGCGGCGGCCATGAAGGTGCGTTTGGCCAGTCCCCGCTACGGCGAGGGCGGAGCCAACGTCTACGGACTCATCGAACGGCGCATCCAGGAAAAGACCGACACCTTCCCCGACGCCGAGAGCGTGGCCGCGTACGACGCGGCCTGGGCGGCTTTTTTCACGGCCCAGGCCGTGGGCGGCACGTCGGATTTCGCCCGGTTCAAGCAGGGGCTGGTCCAGACCTGCGAGCGCATGTACGGGGCCACCGGCTGGCTGGCCCTCAATGAGCACGGCGACCGGCGCGAGGACTGGGATTTCGATTTTTGGGTGTTGCGCACGGAAAACGGCAAGCCGTTCTGGGAAAAAGCGGCCCGTTACCAGTTCGAACCGGGCACGGCCAAGGAGCTGTTCCTGAGTTCGGGCAAGAAGTAG
- a CDS encoding methyl-accepting chemotaxis protein yields the protein MAVQPSGSGGAFGVLRRFSLSWRFVLLLALFALFTAGMILTFSRELQRLEDHTVSAAQAIMLQGERQKLAVASNGMAQAIAAIIKDVPDKDKRYDIIRNMVDAFRFEDDKSGYFFVYQGTVNIALPPAKQNQGKDLGDLKDKNNVYFVRELAKAAAAGGFVEYVFPKPGAGDQPKLAYAVAIPGTDLWLGTGVYIDNVERTKAAIKADNAARIRDALTAIAVACGLGLAILIGLCLVIMASVTGPIRQTTQAAMQCAAGDLSVRLDAVGNDEAARMQAALNAMVATLRDNMAAIETKTKEAEEKARAAEAATRLAEDATRKAEQARAEGLAHAAARLGGVVSVVDSTSAELATRIAESSQGAEDQSRRMAETATAMEEMNATVLEVARNASSASQTAETARSKAVDGSGVVKEVVAAIGAVERQAQSLKADMGALGKQAQDIGAIMNVISDIADQTNLLALNAAIEAARAGDAGRGFAVVADEVRKLAEKTMTATKEVGDAIRGIQDGARRNVGNVDAAAGAVEKATSLAAAAGEALSSIVTLVENASDQVRSIATAAEQQSATSEEINRSVEAVSATAEASSRTLADASRAVAELAGQTQELAALMEELEREGRAAPRALT from the coding sequence GTGGCTGTACAACCTTCCGGTTCCGGCGGCGCGTTTGGCGTCTTGCGCCGTTTCTCCCTCTCCTGGCGCTTTGTCCTGCTGCTGGCGCTGTTCGCCCTGTTCACGGCCGGCATGATTCTCACGTTCTCCCGCGAGCTGCAGCGTCTTGAAGACCACACTGTCTCCGCCGCCCAGGCCATCATGCTGCAAGGCGAACGGCAAAAGCTGGCCGTTGCGTCCAACGGCATGGCCCAGGCCATTGCCGCAATCATCAAGGATGTGCCGGATAAGGATAAGCGCTACGACATCATCCGCAACATGGTCGATGCCTTCCGCTTCGAGGACGACAAATCCGGCTACTTCTTCGTCTACCAAGGCACGGTCAACATCGCCCTGCCCCCGGCCAAACAGAACCAGGGCAAGGATCTGGGCGACCTGAAAGACAAAAACAACGTGTATTTTGTTCGCGAACTCGCCAAGGCGGCCGCCGCCGGCGGCTTTGTGGAATACGTCTTCCCCAAGCCCGGGGCCGGCGACCAGCCCAAGCTCGCCTACGCCGTCGCCATCCCCGGCACCGACCTCTGGCTCGGCACGGGCGTGTACATCGACAACGTCGAGCGCACCAAGGCCGCCATCAAGGCCGACAACGCCGCCCGCATCCGCGACGCCCTGACCGCCATCGCCGTGGCCTGTGGTCTGGGGCTGGCCATCCTCATCGGCCTGTGCCTCGTCATCATGGCCTCCGTCACCGGCCCCATCCGCCAGACCACCCAGGCCGCCATGCAGTGCGCCGCCGGCGACCTGTCCGTACGCCTGGACGCCGTCGGCAACGACGAGGCCGCCCGGATGCAGGCCGCCCTCAACGCCATGGTGGCCACCCTGCGCGACAACATGGCCGCCATCGAAACCAAGACCAAGGAAGCCGAGGAAAAGGCCCGGGCCGCCGAGGCCGCCACCCGGCTGGCCGAGGACGCCACCCGCAAGGCCGAACAAGCCCGGGCCGAAGGCCTGGCCCACGCTGCCGCCCGCCTGGGCGGCGTGGTGTCCGTCGTCGATTCCACCTCGGCCGAGTTGGCCACCCGCATCGCCGAATCCAGCCAGGGAGCCGAAGACCAGTCCCGGCGCATGGCCGAAACCGCCACGGCCATGGAAGAAATGAACGCCACCGTCCTGGAGGTCGCCAGAAACGCCTCATCCGCTTCGCAGACCGCCGAGACGGCCCGCTCCAAGGCCGTGGACGGCTCGGGCGTGGTGAAAGAAGTGGTGGCCGCCATCGGCGCCGTGGAGCGCCAGGCCCAAAGCCTCAAGGCGGATATGGGGGCGCTGGGCAAGCAGGCTCAGGACATCGGGGCCATCATGAACGTCATCTCCGACATCGCCGATCAGACCAACCTCTTGGCGCTCAATGCCGCCATCGAGGCCGCCCGGGCCGGCGACGCCGGACGCGGCTTCGCCGTGGTGGCCGACGAGGTGCGCAAGCTCGCCGAAAAGACCATGACCGCCACCAAGGAAGTCGGCGACGCCATCCGCGGCATCCAGGACGGCGCCCGGCGCAACGTCGGCAACGTGGACGCCGCCGCCGGAGCCGTGGAAAAGGCCACCTCCCTGGCCGCCGCCGCCGGCGAGGCGCTTTCCAGCATCGTCACCCTGGTGGAAAACGCCTCCGACCAGGTGCGCTCCATCGCCACGGCGGCCGAACAACAATCCGCCACCAGCGAGGAAATCAACCGCTCGGTGGAAGCCGTCAGCGCCACGGCCGAAGCCAGCTCCCGCACCCTGGCCGACGCCTCCCGGGCCGTGGCCGAACTGGCCGGCCAAACCCAGGAGCTGGCCGCGCTCATGGAAGAACTCGAACGCGAAGGCCGCGCCGCCCCCCGGGCCCTGACGTAA
- a CDS encoding ATP-binding protein, with protein sequence MIDPADDDLAPVPPRPADAAPAPDGEDLSDADMARLILEASPAYLIRYAVKDGRPGPVAYVSSNIDRFGFSREELLSGRRSPWDLIHPDDRDRVEAALLEAADAGRDAFALDYRQRPPDGRVRHVTDRIQLRRDAAGRVVAIQALVLDVTESVLARRDLEMVLDSAPIPIVKVRLGDDGDRRLEYQNPAAERLFGKDATGLSCKNSLCNKETCPVLADESGLVRERECLVNTLAGQRVMYKTARRLPGSPSIIEAMIDVTELMRTRQRLTRAMEAAEAANRAKSQFLATMSHEIRTPMNGIMGMIELAMATELTPEQRDYLDLARQSAVHLLEIINDILDFSRIEAGRMELARSRFSLGQALGVCLRLFEAPAARSGNRLSLDIAPDVPGELLGDPGRLAQIVANLVSNGLKFTKNGFVRVAVGLDPDAPRKPGALSLRFDVSDDGIGIPTDKQARIFEYFTQLDASLNRGAGGTGLGLSISKSLVTLMGGRIWVASDPGRGSTFSFTAGFDLPEAPLQAAPSPPATARPGGPVTPLRLLLVEDNNINQIVAKRLLERRGHMVTAVDNGRQALAVLAQTPFDCVLLDVEMPELDGPDTLALLRDPARFGPAAATPAVALTAHAVKGYRERMLQAGFDDYVAKPIDMHELDAALARVAARRGKNEKMPPAAGGMIPPDPPTG encoded by the coding sequence ATGATCGACCCTGCCGACGACGACCTTGCCCCCGTACCGCCACGCCCGGCCGACGCGGCCCCGGCCCCGGACGGGGAAGACCTTTCCGACGCCGACATGGCCCGGCTCATCCTGGAAGCCAGCCCGGCCTACCTGATCCGCTACGCCGTCAAGGACGGCCGGCCCGGGCCGGTCGCCTACGTGTCCTCCAACATCGACCGGTTCGGCTTTTCCCGCGAGGAGTTGCTCTCGGGCCGACGCTCGCCCTGGGATCTCATCCATCCCGATGACCGGGACCGGGTCGAGGCGGCCCTGCTTGAGGCGGCCGACGCAGGGCGCGACGCCTTTGCCCTGGACTACCGCCAGCGCCCCCCCGACGGCCGTGTGCGCCACGTCACCGACCGCATCCAGCTACGCCGCGACGCCGCCGGCCGGGTCGTCGCCATCCAGGCTCTGGTCCTGGACGTCACCGAAAGCGTGCTGGCCCGCCGCGACCTGGAAATGGTCCTGGACAGCGCCCCCATCCCCATCGTCAAGGTGCGCCTGGGCGACGACGGTGACCGCCGCCTCGAATACCAAAATCCCGCCGCCGAACGGCTGTTCGGCAAGGACGCCACGGGCCTGTCCTGCAAGAATTCGCTGTGCAACAAGGAAACCTGCCCGGTCCTGGCCGACGAGTCCGGCCTGGTGCGCGAGCGCGAATGCCTCGTCAACACCCTGGCCGGCCAGCGCGTCATGTACAAGACCGCCCGCCGCCTGCCCGGCTCGCCGTCCATCATCGAGGCCATGATCGACGTCACCGAGCTCATGCGCACCCGGCAGCGCCTCACCCGGGCCATGGAGGCCGCCGAGGCCGCCAACCGCGCCAAGTCGCAGTTTTTGGCCACCATGAGCCATGAGATCCGCACCCCCATGAACGGCATCATGGGCATGATCGAACTGGCCATGGCCACCGAACTCACCCCCGAGCAGCGCGACTACCTCGACCTGGCCCGCCAGTCCGCCGTGCATCTGCTGGAAATCATCAACGACATCCTCGATTTCTCCCGCATCGAGGCCGGGCGCATGGAGCTTGCCCGCTCCCGGTTCTCCCTGGGCCAGGCCCTTGGCGTGTGCCTGCGCCTTTTTGAGGCCCCGGCCGCGCGCAGCGGCAACCGCTTGTCCCTGGACATCGCCCCGGACGTGCCGGGCGAGCTGCTAGGCGATCCCGGCCGCCTGGCCCAGATCGTGGCCAATCTCGTGTCCAACGGCCTCAAATTCACCAAAAACGGCTTCGTGCGCGTGGCCGTGGGCCTCGACCCGGACGCTCCCCGCAAGCCCGGCGCGCTGTCCCTGCGTTTCGACGTCTCCGACGACGGCATCGGCATCCCGACCGACAAGCAGGCCCGCATCTTCGAGTATTTCACCCAGCTCGACGCCAGCCTCAACCGGGGGGCCGGCGGCACGGGCCTGGGGCTGTCCATCAGCAAAAGCCTCGTGACCCTCATGGGCGGCCGCATCTGGGTCGCTTCCGACCCCGGCCGGGGAAGCACCTTTTCCTTCACCGCCGGCTTCGACCTGCCCGAGGCCCCGCTCCAGGCCGCCCCTTCGCCCCCGGCCACGGCCAGGCCAGGCGGACCGGTCACCCCCCTTCGCCTGCTGTTGGTCGAGGACAACAACATCAATCAGATCGTGGCCAAGCGGCTCCTGGAACGCCGGGGGCACATGGTCACCGCCGTGGACAACGGCCGCCAGGCCCTGGCCGTCCTGGCCCAAACCCCCTTCGACTGCGTGCTCCTGGACGTGGAAATGCCTGAACTCGACGGTCCCGACACCCTGGCCCTGCTGCGCGACCCGGCCCGCTTCGGACCGGCCGCCGCCACCCCGGCCGTGGCGCTCACCGCCCATGCCGTCAAAGGCTACCGCGAACGGATGCTCCAAGCCGGTTTCGACGACTACGTGGCCAAACCCATCGACATGCACGAACTCGACGCCGCTTTGGCCCGCGTCGCCGCCAGGCGCGGCAAGAATGAAAAGATGCCTCCGGCGGCCGGGGGGATGATCCCCCCGGACCCCCCAACGGGGTAA
- the frr gene encoding ribosome recycling factor, with protein sequence MQTVLKDAEDRMKKALAALDKEFSRLRTGRATTSLLDGVRVDYYGTATQLDQLASVATPDSRTITIQPWDRKAFADIEKAILKSGLGLTPVNDGKIIRISIPPLTEDRRKDLVKVAKKYVEEAKVAMRNVRRDANELLKKKKNDKAISEDDQRKGQDDVQKLTDNYIVKTDEAFSKKEKEIMEI encoded by the coding sequence ATGCAGACCGTGCTCAAGGACGCTGAAGATCGGATGAAAAAGGCGCTGGCCGCCCTGGACAAGGAGTTTTCCCGTCTGCGTACCGGACGGGCCACGACTTCGCTCCTCGACGGCGTGCGCGTGGACTATTACGGCACCGCGACCCAGCTCGACCAGCTGGCCTCGGTGGCCACCCCCGACAGCCGCACCATCACCATCCAGCCCTGGGACCGCAAGGCTTTCGCCGACATCGAGAAGGCCATCCTCAAGTCGGGCCTGGGCCTGACGCCGGTCAACGACGGCAAGATCATCCGCATTTCCATTCCGCCGCTGACCGAAGACCGCCGCAAGGATCTGGTCAAGGTGGCCAAGAAGTACGTCGAGGAAGCCAAGGTGGCCATGCGCAACGTGCGTCGCGACGCCAACGAGCTGCTCAAGAAAAAGAAGAACGACAAGGCCATCAGCGAAGACGATCAGCGCAAGGGCCAGGACGACGTGCAAAAGCTCACCGACAACTACATCGTCAAAACCGATGAGGCCTTTTCCAAGAAGGAAAAGGAAATCATGGAGATCTAG
- the pyrH gene encoding UMP kinase, with product MSKLRFSQVLLKISGEALAGGRPFGIDNQTITNFCREIVSATEKGARISLVIGGGNIFRGVSEQAAGMDRSSADYMGMLATVLNALAVQEGLEKQGLSTRVMSAITMREVCEPYIRRRALHHLDKGRVVICAAGTGNPYFTTDTAAALRAMELKSEAILKGTKVDGVYDKDPAKHADAVKFDELTYMDVLEKRLRVMDTTAISLAMDNNMPIVVFNMFTAGNLSRVLAGEPVGTVVKGGQ from the coding sequence ATGTCGAAATTGCGGTTTTCCCAGGTTTTGCTTAAGATCAGCGGCGAGGCGTTGGCTGGCGGCCGGCCGTTTGGCATCGACAACCAGACCATCACGAATTTTTGCCGGGAGATCGTGTCGGCAACCGAAAAGGGGGCCAGGATCTCCCTGGTCATCGGCGGCGGCAACATTTTTCGCGGCGTCTCGGAGCAGGCCGCGGGCATGGATCGGTCCTCGGCCGACTACATGGGGATGCTGGCCACGGTGTTAAACGCCCTGGCCGTGCAGGAGGGCCTGGAGAAGCAGGGATTGTCCACCCGCGTCATGTCGGCCATCACCATGCGCGAGGTCTGCGAGCCCTACATCCGCCGCCGCGCCCTGCACCACCTGGACAAGGGCCGGGTGGTGATCTGCGCCGCCGGCACGGGCAATCCGTATTTCACCACGGACACGGCCGCGGCGCTGCGGGCCATGGAACTCAAAAGCGAGGCCATCCTCAAGGGCACCAAGGTCGACGGCGTGTACGACAAGGACCCGGCCAAACACGCCGACGCCGTGAAATTCGACGAGTTGACCTACATGGACGTGCTGGAAAAGCGGCTGCGGGTCATGGACACCACGGCCATCAGCCTGGCCATGGACAACAACATGCCCATCGTGGTCTTTAATATGTTTACCGCTGGAAATCTGAGCCGGGTGCTGGCCGGCGAACCTGTCGGCACCGTCGTCAAAGGAGGCCAATAA
- the uppS gene encoding polyprenyl diphosphate synthase, translating into MDGNGRWATMRGLPRSEGHRAGVESARGIVTRCRELGIGHLTLYTFSKENWGRPADEVKFLFDLLVRFLTKELDTLLAQSIRFKVLGELDELPLAARTVLSRVIAKTAHCEAMTLNLALNYSGREEILRACRRLLAKGLAAEAVTEEALAAELYTVGQPDPDLIIRTSGEMRLSGYLLWQSAYSEFAFPETLWPDFTPACLDAILADYCNRTRRFGLTGEQIQS; encoded by the coding sequence ATGGACGGCAACGGCCGCTGGGCCACCATGCGCGGGCTGCCGCGCAGCGAGGGACACCGGGCCGGCGTGGAGTCGGCCCGGGGCATCGTCACGCGCTGCCGGGAACTCGGCATCGGACACCTGACGCTCTATACCTTCTCCAAGGAGAACTGGGGCCGGCCGGCCGACGAGGTCAAATTCCTCTTCGACCTGCTGGTGCGTTTCCTGACCAAGGAACTGGACACGCTTTTGGCCCAGTCCATCCGCTTTAAGGTACTTGGCGAGCTGGACGAGTTGCCCCTGGCCGCGCGCACGGTGCTGTCACGGGTCATCGCCAAGACGGCCCACTGCGAGGCCATGACGCTCAATCTGGCCCTCAACTATTCCGGCCGCGAGGAGATTTTGCGGGCCTGCCGCAGGCTTTTGGCCAAGGGACTGGCTGCCGAGGCCGTCACCGAGGAAGCCCTGGCCGCCGAGCTCTACACCGTCGGCCAGCCCGACCCGGACCTCATCATCCGCACCAGCGGCGAGATGCGTTTGTCCGGCTATCTGCTGTGGCAGTCGGCCTACAGCGAATTTGCCTTCCCCGAGACGCTGTGGCCGGACTTCACCCCGGCCTGTCTTGACGCCATCCTGGCCGACTACTGCAATCGCACACGCCGTTTCGGCCTGACCGGCGAACAGATCCAATCCTAG
- the tsf gene encoding translation elongation factor Ts, with the protein MSAISAASVKALRDKTGAGMMDCKKALGECNGDEEKAVAWLREKGLSKAQKRAGRATSEGVVGSYIHSNGKLGVMVEIKCETDFVARSERFLEFAKNVAMQIAAANPVCVTPEEVPADLLAKEREIFKNQAMEEGKPEAIAEKIVDGRVKKLYKEICLLEQPFIKDDKVTIKDLMNELVGVIGENVQIGRFSRMALGEDA; encoded by the coding sequence ATGTCGGCTATTTCCGCTGCCAGCGTGAAGGCCCTGCGCGACAAAACCGGCGCGGGCATGATGGATTGCAAGAAGGCTCTTGGCGAGTGCAACGGCGATGAAGAAAAGGCTGTTGCCTGGCTGCGCGAGAAGGGGCTGTCCAAGGCCCAGAAGCGCGCCGGCCGCGCCACCTCGGAAGGGGTGGTTGGCTCCTACATCCACTCCAACGGCAAGCTCGGCGTCATGGTCGAGATCAAGTGCGAGACCGACTTTGTCGCCCGCTCCGAGCGCTTTTTGGAGTTCGCGAAAAACGTGGCCATGCAGATCGCCGCGGCCAACCCGGTGTGCGTGACTCCCGAGGAAGTGCCGGCGGACCTGCTGGCCAAGGAACGCGAGATCTTTAAAAACCAGGCCATGGAAGAGGGCAAGCCCGAAGCCATCGCCGAGAAGATCGTCGACGGGCGGGTCAAGAAGCTCTACAAGGAAATCTGCCTGTTGGAACAGCCGTTTATCAAAGACGACAAGGTCACCATCAAGGACCTGATGAACGAACTCGTCGGCGTCATCGGCGAGAACGTCCAGATCGGGCGCTTTAGCCGCATGGCCCTGGGCGAGGACGCCTAG
- a CDS encoding response regulator transcription factor: protein MRVLIVEDDLDAAAYLVKGLKESGYVVDHVADGREALYRVAAETYDACVVDRMLPGVDGLTIVKTMRSAGNAAPVLILSALGDVDDRVKGLKAGGDDYLVKPYAFAELLARLEALLRRGRSDAPDTMLKVADLEMDLVGRTVRRAGRPIELKPKEFALLEYLMRHAGHVVTRTMLLENVWDYSFDPQTNVIDVHVSRLRQKIDKGHDKPLLSTIRGAGYSLRDSH, encoded by the coding sequence ATGCGCGTACTCATCGTGGAAGACGACCTGGACGCCGCCGCCTATCTGGTCAAGGGACTCAAGGAATCAGGCTATGTGGTGGACCATGTGGCCGACGGCCGCGAGGCCCTCTACCGCGTGGCCGCCGAAACCTACGACGCCTGCGTGGTCGACCGGATGCTCCCCGGCGTCGACGGTCTGACCATCGTCAAGACCATGCGCTCGGCCGGCAACGCCGCCCCGGTGCTCATCCTCTCGGCCCTGGGCGACGTGGACGACCGGGTCAAGGGCCTCAAAGCCGGCGGCGACGACTATCTGGTCAAGCCCTACGCCTTTGCCGAACTCCTGGCCCGGCTGGAGGCCCTGCTGCGCCGGGGCCGCTCCGATGCCCCGGACACCATGCTCAAGGTGGCCGATCTGGAAATGGATCTGGTCGGCCGCACCGTGCGCCGGGCCGGCCGGCCCATCGAACTCAAGCCCAAGGAATTCGCCCTGCTGGAATACCTCATGCGCCACGCCGGCCATGTGGTCACCCGCACCATGCTGCTGGAAAACGTCTGGGACTATTCCTTCGATCCCCAGACCAACGTCATCGACGTCCATGTGAGCCGGCTGCGCCAGAAAATCGACAAGGGCCACGACAAGCCGCTTCTCTCCACCATCCGCGGCGCCGGGTACAGCCTGCGTGATAGCCACTAA
- a CDS encoding sensor histidine kinase, translating to MIATKILRSSTLRLSILHMAAFGLSVLVLLWFIYSSTAGFMERQTDETINAEIQGLAEQYSQLGLTGLIRVIKSRVAKDKAGSSVYLLTDWKFNPLAGNLPDWPKFKDTGSGWFDATLEDTENFEPRRVRMRYFLLPGNFHLVVGRDVSERVKVERLIVDALIWGMLLTVVLGGAGGVLTSRWMLKRIDVITKASREIMNGDLTRRIPTRGAGDEFDRLAENLNAMLDQIGRLMDGVKQVSNNIAHDLRGPLNRIRSGLEITLTRPLEPETCRQALERAITEIDGLLQTFNALLTIAQAESGARRQDFTDIDLTSLAADAAELYEPVAEEAGLLLEVDLTPQVTVPGNRHLLSQALANLLDNAVKYTPDGGRVTLSLTTGPAGPELTVADTGPGIPPEHREFVLERFTRLESSRNTPGSGLGLSLVAAAAGLHQAELRLGDNSPGLRVTLAFPAGRTKS from the coding sequence GTGATAGCCACTAAGATCCTGCGTTCCTCCACCCTGCGCCTGTCCATCCTGCACATGGCCGCCTTCGGCCTGTCGGTGCTGGTGCTGTTGTGGTTCATCTATTCGTCCACGGCCGGCTTCATGGAACGCCAGACCGACGAGACCATCAACGCCGAGATCCAGGGGCTGGCCGAACAGTACAGCCAGCTCGGGCTGACCGGGCTTATCCGCGTCATCAAGTCCCGCGTGGCCAAGGACAAGGCCGGATCGAGCGTCTATCTCCTCACCGACTGGAAGTTCAATCCCCTGGCCGGCAACCTGCCCGACTGGCCCAAGTTCAAGGACACCGGCTCGGGCTGGTTCGACGCCACCCTGGAGGACACCGAGAACTTCGAACCGCGCCGGGTGCGCATGCGCTACTTCCTGCTGCCCGGCAACTTCCATCTGGTGGTCGGCCGCGACGTGTCCGAGCGGGTCAAGGTCGAGCGGCTCATCGTCGACGCGCTCATCTGGGGGATGCTCCTCACCGTCGTTCTCGGCGGAGCCGGCGGCGTGTTGACCAGCCGCTGGATGCTCAAGCGCATCGACGTCATCACCAAGGCCAGCCGGGAGATCATGAACGGCGACCTGACCCGCCGCATCCCCACCCGGGGGGCCGGCGACGAATTCGACCGCCTGGCCGAGAACTTAAACGCCATGCTCGACCAGATCGGCCGCCTCATGGACGGCGTCAAGCAAGTCTCCAACAACATCGCCCACGACCTGCGCGGCCCCTTAAACCGCATCCGCTCGGGGCTGGAGATCACCCTAACCCGCCCCCTGGAACCCGAGACCTGCCGCCAGGCCCTGGAACGGGCCATCACCGAGATCGACGGACTGCTGCAGACCTTCAACGCGCTTTTGACCATCGCCCAGGCCGAATCCGGGGCCCGCCGCCAGGATTTCACCGACATCGACCTGACGAGCCTGGCCGCCGACGCCGCCGAACTCTACGAACCCGTGGCCGAAGAGGCCGGCCTGCTCCTGGAAGTGGACCTCACCCCCCAGGTAACCGTGCCCGGCAACCGCCACCTGCTCTCCCAGGCCCTGGCCAACCTCCTGGACAACGCCGTCAAATATACCCCGGACGGCGGCCGGGTGACCCTGTCGCTCACGACCGGCCCGGCCGGCCCGGAACTCACCGTGGCCGACACCGGCCCGGGCATCCCCCCCGAACACCGCGAATTCGTCCTGGAGCGCTTCACCCGCCTGGAATCGAGCCGCAACACCCCGGGCAGCGGCCTGGGCCTGTCCCTGGTCGCCGCCGCCGCCGGCCTGCATCAGGCCGAGCTGCGCCTGGGCGACAACAGCCCCGGCCTGCGCGTCACCCTGGCCTTCCCGGCCGGGCGGACCAAAAGTTAA